The Alphaproteobacteria bacterium region TCATGTTGGCCATGCCGGCCCGCGATCCGGTCAGCAGCACGGCCGAGAAAATGACGAACAGGGCCAGCAGGATGGCCACGTCCGTGAAGCGCAGGCGGTCGAGAGCGAACAGCAGGGCGCCGCGGGACAGGGGGTTGTCCTCGGTCGCCACCAGGCGGTCGCCGGTGCGGAACAACAATGCCGTCGTGGCGAGCAGGGAGAGGCCGCCCCAGGCGGCGAAGTGATTGGCGCTGACGAAGGTGGCGGTGAGCTGGTTGCCATAGGCCCATTTCTCCTGACCGAAGATCGTCGCGGCCCCGGACAGATGAACGACCATGCCGTAGGTGGCGCAGGCGACGGCCATAGTGGCGATGACGATCAGGCTTGTACGGGCGTGGCGTTCGCTGCGGCCGTGTTGCAGGGCCAGCCAGAAGGTGGCGACGAGGGCCAGCAGCCAGGTGAGCTCTGCCCGGCCGGCGGCCGGGTTCAGGCTGATGGCGCTCATGGGTTTCATCGCCAGCAGCGAACCGCCGGCCTGCCACAGCGGGTGGTGCCATGCGGCCGGTGACAGCCCCAGAAGCTGAAACGTGGCCCAGGCAAAGACCAGCATCATGCCGCCGGCGGCCCAGGCGACCCGGCGGAGCCGCACCCGCGGCGCCGACGGATCGGTCAGGCTGGCCCACGCCCACAGCACCAGCGCAACACCAACCGTGACCGCATAGAGGCTCCACGCCCACGGGCGCACACCGCCATAGGGCAGAGCCAGCAGGGCGACCGCTATGATGGCCAGCCAGTAGGAGGCGGTGCGCGCGGTCATGGCGCCAGCAGATTGCTGCCCCGGCGCCCCTGTGGCCGGGCCGGCGCGGCGCTGTCAGGCATCGGGCTGCCGGCTTTCAGCAGGCATGGCGATCAGTAGGCATTGGGGTGGACGAAGCCGACGAACAGGGTCAGGACCAGGATGCGCAGATCGAACCACAACGACCAGTTGTCGATGTAGAAGAGGTCGTGCTTGACGCGCAGTCGAATCTGCTCGGGCGAACGGATCTCGCCGCGCAAACCGTTGACCTGGGCCCATCCGGTGATGCCCGGCTTGACCCTGTGGCGGCCCAGATAGTCATCGATCATCCGCTCAAACGCTTCGTTGTGCTGGGTGGCATGGGGCCGCGGCCCGACCAGGGACATGTCGCCCTTTAGAACGTTCCACAGTTGCGGCAGTTCGTCGAGGCTGGTGCGCCGCAGGAATCGGCCCAGTGGCGTGACGCGCGGATCGTCGACCCGCGCCTGGGGGCCGCCGGTCGGCGCCGCTGCCGTCGCCTGCATGGTGCGGAACTTGTAGACCACAAAGCGGTTATCGTTGAAGCCGTAGCGGTACTGGCGAAACAGCGCCGGCCCGCGGCTGGTCAGGCGCACGGCAATGGCGATGACCAGCAGCAAGGGCGACAGAGCAACCAGCAGCAGCAGGGACAGCAACCGGTCCTCCATGGCCTTTACGATGACGTCCCAGCCCGATAGCGGACGGTCGAGAACCCGCAGCATGGGAATACCGGCGATGGTCTCCAGCCCGCTGGCCGGCATGTCGAAGGCAAGGGACTCCGGCGACCATTTGACATTGACCGGCAAGGTGCGCAAGCGGCTGACCAGGTCCAGCACACGGCGATCATCGCGCCACGGCAGGGCGATCACCACATCGTCAATATGCCGGCCGCGGGCGAAGGCCGGCAGCGCGTCGGTGGTGCCGGTCACCGGCAGACCTTCCACCGTATCGGGCGCCGTCTCCGCGGGCATGGCGAACACGCCGGCAATGGTGATCTCGTCGGCGCCATACGTGCGGAACTGACGAATGACGGCCCGGGCGTCGGCGCCGGCGCCGACCACCACCACCGTTCGCCGCAGGACACCACGACGACGTGCCCGCATGGTGCGGATGGCGACGGCGGCACGCAGCAGCAGCAGACCGCCCAGTGCGGTGGCGAACCACAGGATCATCCAGCTACGGGAGAAGCCGGCAGAGGTCTTGGTGAAGAAGGCGAGCGCCAGAAGCACGGCCACCACGCCGACCCATGCCAGGGCCAGACGCGGCAACTGGAAGGTGAGGCTGGCCAGCCGGTCCGGCTCATAGACCCGGCTCATGTGGAACAGTTGCAGGGCGATAATGCAGCCGCCGGCGATCGCCGCCAGGTAATGACCGGGCAGGTCCAGCGATTCGTGACGCAGGACATAGGAAACCACCGCGGTGATCGCGACGATGGCAATATCGCCAAGCCGCAGGAGGCCCTGGGTCAGGACCTGGCGTTCCTGCAGAAATCGGGTACTGGCTCTCATGCGACTATGTCGTCCGTGTCCGCGCGGCCCCAACGTCCGGCGTGACCGCAGCATACGAGGCCGCATCGCATCTGGCGACTGGTTCACACAGGCGCCGCCATCTGGGCGGCGGCACGATAGTCAGATGACTCAGCCGGCCGGCCGGTGCAGCCACCATGCGCCTTCGTTGATGGAGTAAAGCGGCCGGTAGTGGCGAATGACATCGGCCGTCACCACCTGGCCGATCTGGTTGTCCAGAATGAGTCTCTCGCCGTTCAGGTCCAGCAGCAGAACCGCATGGGCGATGTTCAGGTTCATATCCTGAAGGACGACGATGCGCATGGCCGACGGATCGAAGCCGAGCGCCCGCAGGCTCATATATTTGGCGATGGCATAGTCCTCGCAATCGCCTTCGCGGCGGAGGAACTGGCCTGGCGAGGCCCAGTAGTCCGGCATCCCCCAGTTAACCGGATCGATGATGTAGTCGGCCCGGTTCATGTGGGTATTGATGCGCTCCACCTGCTGGCGTGGCGGCAGGCCGGCGGTCTCCGCCAGAAAGGCCTGCCAGTCCGCCATCTGACATTGACCGGAGGCCGACGCGGCGCACGGCTGGCCGGCGGTGGCCTGTTCCTCAAGCGCGCGGCTGACGGCCGAGAGCCACTTGGTAAAGGGCGTCAGATTGGTGGAACGCACCTCGACGGACTGGAAGAAGCTGCCGACCGGCGCGGCGCGGGCGGCGCCCGGCCATGCGCCGGCGAGGGTCACCAGGACAAGTGGCGCAAACAAAGCAAGGACGGGGCGGCGGCTCATGATGCGGCTCCGGATTGACGGCGTGCCGGCGACATTGGTGGCCGGCGGCGGGGCAAAGCCTGCGCCAGCGCGGTTAAGCCAGGGTTAAGGGTCGGTTGCTAGAACAGGGTTAACGCCAGTCCATGTCCGCCATACCACCTGTGCCGGAGCCGTCATGACCGCCAGCAGCGATGCGATACCCCCTCTGCCGTCCGCCGCCGCAAGCCAGTACGCGGCGGGGCCGGCGGCAAGGCGGGCGGCCTGGCGCGGCCGGGCGGCGGCCATGGCGGCGCTGCTGCTGGTGGTGCTGGGTGGGGCGCTGGCCGCCCTGTTCGTCTTCAATCTGGTGGCGGCGGAGCGGGAACGCGATCTTCGACAGTGGCAAACCCGCCTCAACATCGTCGCCGACAGCCGCGTGACGGCGGTCGGCGGGTGGCTCGAGCGACAGTATCAGGCGCTCGGCGCGCTGGCCGACAATGCTTCGTTGCAAATCTACGCGACGGAGTTGTGGTCGGCCGGCCGCGGCAGCGGCGGCGTGACCGACGCGGCCGGTCAGGCGGATTATCTGCGAAACCTGCTGACCGCGGCGGCGGCGCAGTCGGGATTCACCGGTCCGGTGCTTGGCGCCGACGTGCGCGCCAATGTGCGGCGCAGCGCCGTTGCGGGCATTGCCCTGCTGGACCTGGATGGCGGACTGCTGGCGATGAGCCAGGCGATGCCGCCGCTCAGTGGGCGGCTGCAGGCCTTTATCACCGACGCCCCGCGCGGCGAGCGGGCGCTGCTGGACCTGCATATCGGGCCGGGCGGACGCCCGTCGATTGCCCTGCTGGTGCCGGTCTTCGCCATTCAGGGCCAGGCCGACGCGGCCAGCCAGGTGGCCGTCCTGCTGGCGGTTCGCGAGGCGGACGGGTTGTGGCAGGAACTGGTGCAGCCGGGCCGCATCGAGCAGAGCGGCGAGAGCCTGCTGGTCCGTCAGGTCGGCGCCCGGCTTGACT contains the following coding sequences:
- a CDS encoding transglutaminase-like cysteine peptidase — its product is MSRRPVLALFAPLVLVTLAGAWPGAARAAPVGSFFQSVEVRSTNLTPFTKWLSAVSRALEEQATAGQPCAASASGQCQMADWQAFLAETAGLPPRQQVERINTHMNRADYIIDPVNWGMPDYWASPGQFLRREGDCEDYAIAKYMSLRALGFDPSAMRIVVLQDMNLNIAHAVLLLDLNGERLILDNQIGQVVTADVIRHYRPLYSINEGAWWLHRPAG
- a CDS encoding undecaprenyl-phosphate glucose phosphotransferase, with translation MRASTRFLQERQVLTQGLLRLGDIAIVAITAVVSYVLRHESLDLPGHYLAAIAGGCIIALQLFHMSRVYEPDRLASLTFQLPRLALAWVGVVAVLLALAFFTKTSAGFSRSWMILWFATALGGLLLLRAAVAIRTMRARRRGVLRRTVVVVGAGADARAVIRQFRTYGADEITIAGVFAMPAETAPDTVEGLPVTGTTDALPAFARGRHIDDVVIALPWRDDRRVLDLVSRLRTLPVNVKWSPESLAFDMPASGLETIAGIPMLRVLDRPLSGWDVIVKAMEDRLLSLLLLVALSPLLLVIAIAVRLTSRGPALFRQYRYGFNDNRFVVYKFRTMQATAAAPTGGPQARVDDPRVTPLGRFLRRTSLDELPQLWNVLKGDMSLVGPRPHATQHNEAFERMIDDYLGRHRVKPGITGWAQVNGLRGEIRSPEQIRLRVKHDLFYIDNWSLWFDLRILVLTLFVGFVHPNAY
- a CDS encoding O-antigen ligase family protein, which produces MTARTASYWLAIIAVALLALPYGGVRPWAWSLYAVTVGVALVLWAWASLTDPSAPRVRLRRVAWAAGGMMLVFAWATFQLLGLSPAAWHHPLWQAGGSLLAMKPMSAISLNPAAGRAELTWLLALVATFWLALQHGRSERHARTSLIVIATMAVACATYGMVVHLSGAATIFGQEKWAYGNQLTATFVSANHFAAWGGLSLLATTALLFRTGDRLVATEDNPLSRGALLFALDRLRFTDVAILLALFVIFSAVLLTGSRAGMANMIGAAGLFGALMVVKHFRDPRAIISFAIAGVIIVVIVAAAASESTLKRLNTVVADSEARGQVHGLALEAIADRPWLGYGLGAFPEVYQLYRDERVAAATPRFDHAHSSPLELVVELGLPAGVLMMAVVGGLAIRCAVGVFVRRRRTTYPAMGVAAVALIAVHGLVDFPLATPAVGALFAWLLGLGVAQSFRARTALD